CTTTTGGGGGGAGCAAAAAACATTGATATAGTATTGGAGTTAATTGTATTGAGCCTGGAAGGTGCATATTCAAATCTGGTTTTTTTATATCCGGAAAATAATTCTTTATtagtgttatcactaacaacGGTAAGTTTACGAAATTGACCTCCAAAAACACCACCCTAGGTGGGAGTCACTTTATGGCATTAGGGTAAGGAAATGTTGTTGTGTCTGAATTGACGTGTCAAAAGTATCATGTCTTATTTGGGTCCAAAAACTAGTCATTATCACACTAGACAAGAATGAATAGAAAAGGATGTTAATGTGGTTGATCTCATGAATCAAATCTTTTTTTCCTGTAGCGAATCTATCTTTTCTACTAAAAGTATGGTTTTTGTGGTTGTGGTTATGTGGTTGATCTTTGTATTTAAGCCCttctaactcaaaaaaaaaaaaaaaaaaaaaaaaacactcttGAGTTTATGCACTGTCTTTAGAAGTTAATGAGAATGCATACATAAACACTTCTGGGAAAGACATTAAAATAGGAGTATAAAAATATTGCATGACTGTCCTTACAATGACATTGGAATTATAGGTGTCATGACTCAAGAGTACCATTATGTTTGACCTGAACAAGTCACCTCCGCCAAGGTATTTCAATCTTTACTTGTGAATGTAGTTTATTTGAAGATGTCTGATATGTCGGAATATTGGGATCGTTGTGTTTTGTCATGTGCGCCTCCTGTTGACTTGCATTTTATTGGAAAAATATTTGTGAGTAGTTTTTAAGACTTCGGCACTTCATGGGCGTTAATCTCGTAAAATGTGTCATGGAtaatagaaatattaaaatggCATGATTTATTTGGCATTTGACTTGTTTCTACAgtaattatgaataaaatttaattgaaattttaaactGATATGTTGCTTGTTAATTCTGGAATTTTCACATTAAAGTTTCTTCTTAGTTGAGCTGAATTATAAGATGTGTTTCTACAGTTCAATGAGAGTTGATTTATTGTAGTTTGCTTGATGTAAtgtttcattgaagcatttttTGATCATGCTGTTTCATTCCATTCTATTCACTGTCCTGGAATGTCTTTTGGATTAGTAGTGTGTCTGCTTCCCTCTCTTTTTTTATATAGGGGAAACAATACGATGATTGTCAATGATTTTGTGTCAATAATTTCCAGACATTTAAATAGCGTGGCTTGCTTTATTTTGATATAGGGGAATATTTGTGAccatttaatttcaaattgatTGTCAAATAATGGCTCTGGTTGAGGCAGCCTTGCTTAATTACTTGGGTGTGGTTGGTAATATTCGTTAGCAGATTTTTGGATGATATAAGCTAGAGGGCGGCCAATTTTGAAACTTCCAGCCTCTTGCATAACGTACTCTTAGATTTACGTTGTTCAAATTAGACAATATTTCACTTACATAAAATGACAAGAATTTTCAGGAGGCCTAGCCCCTTTCGGCCCTAACTGAAGATCTGCCATTGGTAAATCTTAAACGCTTTTATCTTATTTACAGATGGAACTTCTTTAAAAACTTGTGGGTTATTGTTTGCAAGAGATTATATGTATTTTTCATGTTCACTTTGAATTGTTGATAGATCGAATTAGGAATCAAGAGTTTAGGAACAAACTAGGGGTGGACCCTATTTCtagaaaaatgcgcgaaaatagattaagGTGGTTTGGatatgtgcagagaaagactttcgacgcccctgtgaggagggtagaaagcattatagtagagggtaaaaagagtcgaggaagacccaagaAAACTTGGGataagcaaataaaagttgacttgtatgagttaaacctctttaagggcctgactagggataggtgtagttggaggcgccatatccatgttttagactactgatgtcctcttagattaccttttggtgttcttacCCTCTTGCTTCtttcgtttcttttattattagctttttttcttttattttgtagttggttctacttatttattttatttataggcatttaatTATCTTTCCCATATATTTACGTCTCTtcatctttctcgagtcggggaactcctttggccgcgctctcgtttatgggtatgagttgccaccgtccttccctccccagaccctgtccatagtttttctatgagcgggatacactggataGGATGATGATAACGACGACGACGACTTTGAATTGTTGATAATCTTCACCTAGGAAAGTCACATTATTTTATGTGTAAGCAAAACTAATTTTGTGATTAGATCATTGGTTAAACTTTTTTCTCATTGCTTGTGCAGCTTACCTGGTCGTCGTGAGGCATTCTGGAAAGAAGTCGAGCAAGTTAAGCAGGTATGGAAGAACAGGAAGGACGTGAAAGTTGAAGAAGTTGGAATTGCAACTTTGTTTGGGCTCGAATGCTTTGCATGGTTTTGTGCAGGTGAAATAGTAGGACGCGGATTTACCTTCACCGGCTATAAAGTCTAACTTTGACTTCCACATCAATGTGACTCGCCATTGAGACAATTTGGCTTCTTTCCATTCTCTTTGTCCCCAAATACTTGGttgagtttaagtttttttttttttttgaaaaatagtaGACACAATGAGGatttttgacatcaatcaaaggAATGAAGTTTAGTTCCATTGAAATATCTCTCTAGTCTCTATTTAAGAAGATACATAAATAAAAGGCAAATTTCATACTCTGATATTTTGGCTGTTGATTGCTGGTGTTAGCGAAAAACAATGTATTTGACTTTGAATGGATTGATAGTGAATAACTCTTTTCTTCAGGTCTGCTTAATTGTTTTGTTCGGACACCCATTTTAGAATAACTATCAAGCTACAAATATACTTCACATTCTTATCATTATGTTTAGCTCATTACAATCAACTATCTTTTACAGCAAAATCTCGTCATTGGAATCAAGAACCAAGAACGAAATGCAAAAATACAAGCATCCTTCAAAACATTTCTCACTAGGTTTACCAATTACCCCTATCTGTTGTTGTGTATAACCGATTCGCTTCAAATTCGAG
This Amaranthus tricolor cultivar Red isolate AtriRed21 chromosome 13, ASM2621246v1, whole genome shotgun sequence DNA region includes the following protein-coding sequences:
- the LOC130797712 gene encoding uncharacterized protein LOC130797712, with the protein product MASKLRQLQSKACQATQFLSKHGEVYYKQMIEQNKEHIQEPATVETCNRLAKQLFYTRFASLPGRREAFWKEVEQVKQVWKNRKDVKVEEVGIATLFGLECFAWFCAGEIVGRGFTFTGYKV